The DNA window CGACCAATTCCTTTCTGAAACGGTTGTTCACTGGGTAGCGCACTGTCCAGAAAGGCGAGCCACGCCTCACCATAGAGCGAGGCTACCTCGAGGCGCGGAAAACGGGTGAGAGCGATGCGTCGGAGCAGCATCGATAGGCGGCGCACGGTATCGTGGGCGTTAATCGTGCCCGCCCGGTAGTGGTGACGTAATTGGATCAGTTCGGAGAGGGCAACGCGGCGCCAGCGTTCGGCACGATGCCGGCGAAACAGCCATATACCGAGTACGGCCAATACCAACACTAGGCCCGCCAAAAACCACCAACCAAAGGCAGGTGGCCACCAGGAAATTGGGGTCGGCAGATGAATGTCGCGTAGTTGGTTCAACATAGTTTGCGGTGGACGCTACGGGTTACTAAATTATTCTATGGCAATGGATTGCGAATTTAGGCGAGAGATTTTAGTAGAGCAGAGCTATTACCTGCGTAGCTTAGGTCAACGTAAGGCACTACCCAACTTCTGTACGGGGCGTATTTTAGAGGCAGCAGTTATTCGTTTATCTTCAGGCCCGTGGATTTGCTCGCCCCCCATGTTGTTGTTAAGCAGCCTTTCTTTGGATTTGAGAAAGAAACATACTCTCAATACTTAAATGATAATCAATATCAGGCCATTCAATACCTGTTCCCTGACAAATAATCCTATAGTTTCTCAGTTGAAATAGTGACGCACTCTGTAATTCCTTGTACCAAGACATGGGAGTTGAAATAACCCGTTCATCTTCAAGTTCCACATGAAGGTAGCGATCGTCAAAATAAACCATTTTGCCTTTAGGTAAAGTATTCATCCCATTTCCTCTCGAAATTTACCTTTGTTTACCTCAGTGATGGAAAGTGCCTTTCTTAACTCTTTAGGTCCCATGTGGCTATTAACGATACGAAGAGATACCAGCCCAATTTTTGCAAACTCGCCCGATTTCTCAACGTGAATATGTTTTGGCTCATGTTCGTTTGCGTAGAAAAAGAATTTGAATCCATCTTGAAGTAATAATGTTGGCATATCATAGGATTTTCTGTTTTATTTGGTGATTTTATTTTGATTGGGCAGCCCGCGTGGGATGCGGTTAAGGCAAGTCCCGGTTAAAAAACTACCAGGGTAACAACTGCCACGTAGCGGGACCTTGGTCACCGTTTCGTCAGGCCACATTTAGCTTGCTACCATGAAGGGGTTATGTCATTTAGCCCATGGTAGCGACTCACGGCCATTAAGTTAATGAATTCTGTTTTCTAACAAACAGTTACAAATTCTGTTACATCGTTCCCACGCTCCGCGTGGGAATGCATCCCGCGACGCTCCTGCGTCGCGTGTCTCGAAACACGGCGCTCTCATTGTGGTAATTCCGTTCCATGCGGTCATATACAACAATGACTTCCGCCTTGTTCGTGATCCCCACCAATACGCGACGCTGGAGCGTCGCGGGATACATTCCCACGCAGAGCGTGGGAACGATGTAATTAGGCAGCCCGCGTGGGATGCGGTTAATTCCTCACCGCATCCTATGCGGGCCGCCACTGTTTTTTCAGAAATCCGTTCGACTGGTTAAGATTAGCCATTATCGTTTGCATAGGACAGGCCAACCAAACTTGGCGCGCCAAGCAGATTCCACCGCACAACGGCCTGATGGGAGATTCATCAATCTCTCAATCTGCCGCTTTAATTCTTCGCTAGTATCGGTAACTTTTGGAAAGAGAGACGTAGAAAACGGTCTTACTCGCCACTCCTATCCACTAAGTGGGTAGTGGTTGAGGCCAAGCGTACCAGTTTTGTTATTTTCTAGGGAAAATGAGCAAGCACTCTCCATGTAATATATTGTTCGTGACCATTATAAATAACTACCCATCTATCATCGTGTTTGCAGAGTAGATCGTCCCCGAACAACTCATAGTTTTCGTGCGATACGAACTTCGGCATCCTCTACCGAAATGAGAGCACGAGCGCAAGGAATACCGCAAAGAGGCCACCGCGCAGGATGGCCTCTTTGCTGTAGAACCGAAAACCGCGAATTACAGACCTTGGGCGTGAGCTGTTAGGTATTTGGCCACACCATCCGTAGAGGCGTCCATACCCGGTTTACCTTTTGTCCAACCAGCGGGGCAGACCTCGCCGTGTTGCTCGGTAAACTGCAATGCATCGATCATGCGCAGCATTTCGTCGATATTACGACCCAGTGACAGGTCATTCACCACTTGATGGCGTACCACACCGGTCCGGTCGATGAGGAATGAACCGCGATAGGCTACACCTCCCTCTGCCTCAACATCGTAGGCCTTGCAGATCTCGTGTTTGATGTCTGCAACCAACGGATAGCGCACTGGGCCGATGCCACCATTATTGAGTGCAGTATTCTTCCAGGCAAGATGGGTGAATTGTGAGTCGATGGAGACACCGATTACCTCCACGTTGAGCTTCGTGAATTCATCAAGACGATGATCAAACGCGATCAATTCGGAGGGGCAAACGAAAGTGAAATCGAGCGGGTAGAAAAACACCACGGCATACTTGCCGGAGATATGTTGCTTAAGATTAAAACTCTCGTTAATTTCGTTATTACCCATTACCGCAACAGCAGTGAAATCAGGGGCGGCTTTACCGACGAGTACGGCCATGTTTATCTCCTAATAGTTGGTTGGTGGTAACTGTTCATCCCATACACAATGAGAGAGGGTAGGGGGGAGATCAGAAACAAAATTCAATCGTCAGTAGATTGAATTGGTGATTGCCTGATGGTCCTTCTCCCGACCCCCTCCTGTTGGGAAGGGGAGTGAATAATTACGTTCGTTGGTATTGGACTGCTTTACACTTTAAACATTACTACATTAATTTGGTTGTCGGGGTGAGACTTACTATGACGCGCGATTTGGTTTTAGAAATACCCAGCGGATGCGTCAGAGGGATGGCCACGGAAAATAGGTCCCTCTCTTTTTATTTTAATCGCTACGACGTTGCCTGGTTGATAGTTCTGGTCGGTTACGATGCTATTGCCTGAGCACGGGCAACCTTTGTCAAGGGGCATCAGGGGGAGAGTCAGCCGTGGGGCGGGAGGTGCGATAAAGCAAGACGGTACGTACCAGGTCGGCAGTAGAACGCACCTGCATTTTATCCATAGTACGTGCACGATGCGCCTCGACGGTTTTTTCACTGATACCAAGATCAAGGGCAATGACTTTGTTGGCCTTGCCGGCAATGATGAGGTCCAGTACCTCCACCTCCCGGGGGGAGAGTGTGCCGAGGCGTCGGCCTACCTCATCTTGCTCGGCCCGCGCTCGACGTGCCTGGGCATCGCGGGTGATGGCGTCGTGGATACGGTCGAGCAACACCTGGTCATTGAACGGTTTCTCTAGGAAGTCCACTGCCCCGGTTTTCATCGCCTGGACGGCCGTGGTGACATCGCCATGGCCGGTGATGATGATCACCGGCAGGATGATGCCCCGCGCTACCAGACGTCGTTGTAGCTCAAGACCGCTCATTCCTGGCATCCGAATATCCAGGAGCACACAACCGGGCTGCTCTGGATCGGTAGCTTCAAGGAATTGGTGAGCCGAAGAGAAGGTCTCGGCGACAAGACCTACCGACTCCAGCAGTAAACGTAGCGAATCCCGTACCGCAGGGTCATCATCTACTACGAATACGGTCGGTTGTTGTGACATCAGTATTTTCCTCGGCACACGGAAGGGCAAGGCGTAGGGTCATACCCCGATGACGGTTGGGGGTTGCCCATAGGCGGCCCCCATGGCCTTCAATGACTGCTCGGGTGACGGGGAGACCCATGCGGATGCTGGAATATTCCGTCGAAAATAAGGGGTCGGTCATAATAGCAGTTATTTCCTCAGTGGTCCCTGGGCCATTGTCATGAATGGCGACCTCGACTCGATCCGCGCCATCCCAACGGGTGGCGATGACCAAGCGTGGCGTGATGGAGGGGTCCCGTCCCATCGATTCGAGGGCGTTGAGAATTAGGTTAACCAGGGCCTGAATAAACTGAAGCTGGTCTACC is part of the Gammaproteobacteria bacterium genome and encodes:
- a CDS encoding hypothetical protein (Evidence 5 : Unknown function), encoding MSRSWFNIVCGGRYGLLNYSMAMDCEFRREILVEQSYYLRSLGQRKALPNFCTGRILEAAVIRLSSGPWICSPPMLLLSSLSLDLRKKHTLNT
- the fixJ gene encoding Transcriptional regulatory protein FixJ — its product is MSQQPTVFVVDDDPAVRDSLRLLLESVGLVAETFSSAHQFLEATDPEQPGCVLLDIRMPGMSGLELQRRLVARGIILPVIIITGHGDVTTAVQAMKTGAVDFLEKPFNDQVLLDRIHDAITRDAQARRARAEQDEVGRRLGTLSPREVEVLDLIIAGKANKVIALDLGISEKTVEAHRARTMDKMQVRSTADLVRTVLLYRTSRPTADSPPDAP
- the ahpC gene encoding Alkyl hydroperoxide reductase C, encoding MAVLVGKAAPDFTAVAVMGNNEINESFNLKQHISGKYAVVFFYPLDFTFVCPSELIAFDHRLDEFTKLNVEVIGVSIDSQFTHLAWKNTALNNGGIGPVRYPLVADIKHEICKAYDVEAEGGVAYRGSFLIDRTGVVRHQVVNDLSLGRNIDEMLRMIDALQFTEQHGEVCPAGWTKGKPGMDASTDGVAKYLTAHAQGL
- a CDS encoding DUF4381 domain-containing protein is translated as MLNQLRDIHLPTPISWWPPAFGWWFLAGLVLVLAVLGIWLFRRHRAERWRRVALSELIQLRHHYRAGTINAHDTVRRLSMLLRRIALTRFPRLEVASLYGEAWLAFLDSALPSEQPFQKGIGRTLVAAPYMATAQVETEKLLTLTERWCKALPKNRRQP
- a CDS encoding conserved hypothetical protein (Evidence 4 : Unknown function but conserved in other organisms), with the protein product MNTLPKGKMVYFDDRYLHVELEDERVISTPMSWYKELQSASLFQLRNYRIICQGTGIEWPDIDYHLSIESMFLSQIQRKAA
- a CDS encoding hypothetical protein (Evidence 5 : Unknown function), with translation MYPATLQRRVLVGITNKAEVIVVYDRMERNYHNESAVFRDTRRRSVAGCIPTRSVGTM
- a CDS encoding hypothetical protein (Evidence 5 : Unknown function) gives rise to the protein MPTLLLQDGFKFFFYANEHEPKHIHVEKSGEFAKIGLVSLRIVNSHMGPKELRKALSITEVNKGKFREEMG